The following proteins come from a genomic window of Mucinivorans hirudinis:
- a CDS encoding TPR domain protein has translation MEKSNPAFVASLYYISGVEEVMSGNYKDAAKLFYRVMLLNPNHAAANYQSAKLYSQTDEQMALKYAERAYLLDTLNSDFTDLYINLLLANQQIDKAKSLLEGFIAARRNLKISYFNLVRIASELGDDILLSEYAQEYDRNWGYNPAIVNAYTNALLNRKQYRQLEKYLIRLSESYTDEPQIFIQLGKVLATLLDGTGAVASFNRAIAIDSTSYQGYLALSDYYRINNNTPKYLEASEQLFRARDLPSDVKVKYFEETFFDINLLKANYPAVKRIAQAMYMSDPKNAEIERVMLRFMMYTGDLAAAISVLNEQINSPNVSSESYSTLIDIYSYQKEYAAADSLVKIALARYPKLPQFEIACASLLWQNEDSAGALKALDRANKLTRSDSLKSVIYGFRGDILYKAAKTKQAFAAYDRALKYYHDNAVMLNNYAYYLSLEKVRLEDALRMATRACELSENNSTYLDTKAWILYELGRYEEARTVQRLALGLTREPSPELLLHYGDILLKLGDKFLAETYWRRAAESGADPETIKERLKLLE, from the coding sequence ATGGAAAAAAGCAACCCTGCTTTTGTGGCTTCTCTTTACTATATCAGTGGCGTAGAGGAGGTTATGAGTGGCAACTATAAGGATGCCGCCAAGCTTTTCTATAGAGTTATGTTGCTCAACCCCAACCACGCTGCAGCCAACTACCAGAGTGCGAAACTTTATTCGCAAACTGACGAACAAATGGCATTGAAGTATGCTGAGCGCGCCTATCTCCTTGATACTCTTAACAGTGATTTTACGGATTTATATATAAATTTACTGCTCGCCAACCAGCAGATTGACAAGGCAAAATCCCTGCTTGAGGGTTTTATTGCTGCTCGCAGGAATTTGAAAATCAGTTATTTCAACCTTGTTCGCATAGCATCGGAACTGGGGGACGATATTTTGTTGAGTGAGTATGCACAGGAGTATGACCGTAATTGGGGCTATAATCCTGCCATTGTAAACGCCTATACTAATGCCCTGCTCAACCGAAAGCAGTACCGCCAATTAGAAAAATATCTTATCCGTCTTTCGGAGAGCTATACGGATGAACCCCAGATATTTATACAACTCGGCAAGGTTCTTGCCACACTTTTGGACGGCACGGGGGCGGTAGCATCCTTCAATCGTGCAATCGCCATTGATTCAACCTCATACCAAGGTTATTTGGCATTGTCCGACTATTACCGAATAAATAATAATACTCCTAAGTATCTTGAGGCTTCTGAGCAGCTTTTTCGTGCCCGAGACCTTCCCTCGGATGTCAAGGTAAAGTACTTTGAGGAGACTTTTTTTGATATAAATTTACTCAAAGCAAACTATCCTGCTGTAAAGCGTATCGCCCAAGCAATGTATATGTCCGACCCCAAAAATGCAGAAATAGAGCGTGTTATGTTGCGTTTTATGATGTACACGGGAGACCTTGCAGCGGCTATTTCGGTACTCAACGAACAAATCAATTCCCCCAATGTGAGTTCTGAGAGCTACTCGACTCTCATTGACATTTATAGTTATCAAAAGGAGTATGCGGCGGCTGATTCTCTTGTCAAAATAGCCTTGGCGCGATACCCAAAGTTACCGCAATTTGAGATTGCTTGTGCCTCACTCTTGTGGCAAAATGAGGATAGTGCAGGTGCTTTGAAGGCTCTCGATAGAGCAAATAAACTTACGCGTAGTGACTCGCTCAAGAGCGTGATATATGGTTTTCGCGGTGATATTCTCTACAAAGCTGCCAAGACCAAGCAGGCATTTGCTGCTTATGACCGCGCTTTGAAATATTACCACGACAATGCCGTTATGCTCAATAACTATGCCTATTATTTGAGCTTGGAGAAGGTGCGACTAGAGGATGCACTGCGGATGGCAACGCGGGCGTGTGAGTTGAGCGAAAATAATTCAACGTATTTAGACACAAAGGCTTGGATTCTTTATGAGTTGGGGCGATACGAGGAGGCACGCACGGTGCAACGACTTGCTCTCGGGCTCACGCGCGAACCAAGCCCCGAGTTGCTGCTCCACTATGGAGACATTCTCTTAAAACTTGGCGACAAATTTCTTGCCGAGACCTATTGGCGGCGTGCCGCCGAGAGCGGGGCAGACCCCGAAACTATAAAGGAGCGATTGAAACTACTTGAATGA
- a CDS encoding Periplasmic septal ring factor with murein hydrolase activity EnvC/YibP: MRVIYLIVLLFSLCPSRGQSVEELRRQAQELELKNKSINHLITSNQNKQKSAAQNLKLTNQKIVNRGKIIKNLDSQIDVLERELGESGSEIIVLNGNLERLKGFYAALVNLAYLRHKGRTIVTFLASDELFAKNNRALATSLSLAELCHKKAYEIDTLRFSINNRVEMLTVQKGDLEKLLNDKSREIKLLEKEKGQFAALNKDLESKNSKLREEVQNNSKQLVALQRQIEKIIAEVSISSGGEINKVLSAKFDENRGRLPAPVRGGVVVDKFGLHNHPTEKGVKINNNGVNIAAAAGEAVCAIFEGEVKRIFYVPGMGNSIIVRHGKYLTVYSNLEAVSVKQGESVAVGQRIGALTKNDPTLHFEVWNETEKLNPEEWIAI; the protein is encoded by the coding sequence ATGAGAGTGATCTATCTCATAGTATTGCTTTTTTCGCTTTGCCCCTCTCGTGGGCAGAGCGTGGAGGAGTTGCGCCGTCAGGCACAAGAACTCGAATTGAAGAATAAGAGCATCAACCATTTGATTACTAGCAATCAAAACAAACAAAAGAGTGCGGCGCAAAATCTTAAACTTACCAATCAGAAGATTGTCAATCGCGGTAAAATCATAAAAAACCTCGATAGTCAGATTGACGTGCTCGAGAGGGAGTTGGGCGAGAGCGGGAGTGAGATTATTGTCTTAAACGGAAATTTGGAGCGACTCAAGGGGTTTTATGCAGCTTTGGTGAACTTGGCATATCTCAGACATAAAGGGCGGACTATTGTCACGTTTTTGGCTTCGGATGAGCTTTTTGCCAAGAATAACCGCGCGCTGGCAACTTCGCTTTCCTTGGCTGAACTTTGCCATAAAAAGGCGTATGAGATTGACACTTTGAGGTTCTCTATCAATAATAGGGTGGAGATGCTGACGGTTCAAAAAGGTGATTTGGAAAAATTGCTCAATGATAAGAGCAGAGAGATAAAGCTTTTGGAGAAGGAGAAGGGGCAATTTGCTGCTCTTAACAAGGATTTGGAGAGCAAGAACAGCAAACTGCGCGAGGAGGTACAAAACAATAGCAAACAGTTGGTTGCGCTCCAGAGGCAGATAGAGAAGATTATTGCCGAGGTTAGTATTTCGTCAGGTGGCGAAATTAACAAGGTTCTATCGGCAAAATTTGACGAGAATCGTGGACGATTGCCGGCTCCGGTGCGGGGTGGGGTAGTGGTGGATAAATTTGGGCTTCACAACCACCCGACCGAAAAAGGTGTTAAGATTAATAATAACGGTGTGAACATAGCGGCGGCAGCGGGTGAGGCTGTTTGTGCGATTTTCGAGGGTGAGGTGAAGCGGATTTTTTACGTGCCCGGTATGGGTAATTCGATAATTGTTCGACACGGAAAATATCTTACAGTCTACTCAAATCTAGAGGCGGTGAGCGTGAAGCAGGGCGAGAGCGTGGCGGTGGGGCAGAGAATCGGAGCGCTCACAAAAAATGACCCGACGCTCCACTTCGAGGTCTGGAACGAGACGGAAAAGTTGAATCCGGAGGAGTGGATAGCTATTTAA
- a CDS encoding Metal-dependent hydrolase YbeY (involved in rRNA and/or ribosome maturation and assembly) codes for MIDVEQAIGEASRVSQWIREAIIEENYRLGEITIALCSDSYIHNENVRFLGHDCATDIITFDYSKRGKLSGDLLISVETVAANAQEYGVSFDEELMRVVIHGVLHMCGYGDKEEQEQMVMRSREDYYLEKLFHVKL; via the coding sequence GTGATTGATGTGGAGCAGGCGATAGGGGAGGCTAGCAGGGTGAGCCAGTGGATTCGCGAGGCGATTATAGAGGAAAATTATCGACTTGGCGAAATTACAATCGCCTTGTGCTCAGATAGTTATATACATAATGAGAACGTTAGATTTCTTGGACACGACTGTGCAACTGACATAATAACTTTCGACTATTCTAAGCGCGGGAAGCTCTCTGGCGACCTTTTAATCTCGGTAGAGACGGTTGCAGCGAATGCACAGGAGTATGGGGTGAGTTTTGATGAAGAGTTGATGCGGGTTGTCATTCACGGCGTGCTTCATATGTGTGGATATGGCGACAAGGAGGAGCAGGAGCAGATGGTTATGCGCAGTCGAGAGGATTACTACTTAGAAAAATTGTTCCACGTGAAACTGTAA
- a CDS encoding Deoxyuridine 5'-triphosphate nucleotidohydrolase has translation MEKVKVINRSLNPLPSYSTCAAVGLDLRANLSEPIILKPLHRVLVPTGLYVEIPVGFEIQVRPRSGLAAKHGVTVLNAPGTIDPDYRGEIKVILVNLSDTDFIIENGERVAQAVLARYEQLEWQVVDNLEDSERGAGGFGSTGR, from the coding sequence ATGGAAAAAGTTAAAGTCATTAATAGGTCGTTGAACCCCCTGCCAAGCTACTCGACGTGTGCTGCGGTTGGACTTGATTTGCGTGCCAATCTATCTGAGCCAATTATACTTAAACCTCTTCATCGCGTCTTAGTTCCAACGGGACTTTATGTGGAAATACCTGTCGGTTTCGAGATTCAGGTTCGCCCGCGAAGCGGTTTGGCGGCTAAACACGGTGTCACCGTGCTTAATGCTCCGGGCACTATAGACCCCGATTATCGTGGCGAAATTAAGGTTATTCTTGTAAATCTTTCCGACACTGATTTTATAATTGAAAATGGCGAGCGCGTAGCTCAGGCTGTTTTGGCGCGATACGAGCAGCTGGAGTGGCAGGTGGTTGATAATCTTGAGGATAGTGAGCGCGGGGCGGGCGGCTTCGGCTCGACAGGGAGGTAG